Within Dictyostelium discoideum AX4 chromosome 4 chromosome, whole genome shotgun sequence, the genomic segment aaaaagaaaatagaaaaaaaaaaaaaaaaaattaaaaaaataaaaaaaaccaactCGCCacataaaaatttcaaattttttttttttttaaatttttttttttataaatttttttttttttttttttactcataaaaattttttgtttgttattcaactaaaaaaaaaaaaaaaaaaaaaaaataaaaaataaaaaaaacttttttttaaattaaaactacGCGCGATCTATCTCCCCAcacttttttcattaaacaagtaattaattggtttaaaCCAGGAGAAAGAACAAACAAAAGTTTATTTCACTctatttcaatttatttatatatatacatattttttttttttttttgtaaattttcattcattcattcatccATTCAttcaaacaaataataataaataatattatatatgtactaaaaaaataaaataaaaataaaacaaaaacaaaaacaaaaacaaaaaagaatcaaattaaaGCAAACACAATCAAATTTAGAAAACTAATTTCATTcgatttgtttgtttttcatttttttttttaaaaatttaatttataaaaaaaaaaaaataaaaaaaaagttccCACTTccatcaatttatttttaaaaaaaaaaatcaaagcaATGACACCACCTAATGTCCCCGATGTTGGTAAGATTTCAATTTAACTATTTTtacatatttttattttttttatttttctcaaAAAGAAACtaacaacttttttttttttttttttttttttctatctcTTTCTGTAAACACAGAAATGGGTATTGATAGAgttaataatgaagatgattcattaaataatatttataatccATCAAAAGATCCAAATTATATAAAGTTAGTAAATGTaagctattattattattatttttttttatttttttatcatatagttttttattattttttataaagtatgttaacaacaacaataattaaaaattaatattatatctaGGTTTTAACTGAACTTAAATCAAATGGAATTAGTGATTCTGATCCAACATTTACTTCAATCTTACAAATTACTAAACTatatttaatgaataaaaCTAATAGTGgtatcaataataatggtgtcaataataataatggtaataacaatagtaataatgataatatagttgaattatttaaagcaCAAGTTGaatcatataaatatatatctAGAAATTTACCAATACCAGTTGGAGTTTTACAAAAGATGTCACCAATTTTAGAGAATTCACCACATGTACCATCATTTAAAGaggaattattaaatttgaaatattatccaaagggattaattaaattggatcaaaataataacccTATCACTACAAACACAATGGCATATCAACAATTGAGTTGTAACCAAAGAAtgattcaacaacaaaaagagagaatacaacaagaacaacaacaagcacaacaacaagagCAAATTAGAATTTTACTACAAGAGAAACAATTAAGACAAACtgaaactttaaataatacaaataataataacaataataatagtaataataataataataataataataataataataataataataataataataataataataataataataataataataatactagcgcaaatggtaataatattaataataataataataataataataatactacaaacacaaatggtaataataataataataataataatgaaattgaaacattaacaaaagaagaagaattagaaaaagaaaaagaaatacaaAGATTAAGAGATTTAcaaaaaccaataatttaTAAGAGTTGTATACCAGCAAgtgttgaaaatattaaaggtTTACCAGAGGCTATTCATTCTATAAATGAGAGagaaatgaaaattcaagCAAAAGTGATAACACGTATTGATGAATTGAAGGAGATACCAACTCATTATTTACCAACTGATGTTAGAATTAGATCAGAGATTGAGAGTAAACAATTGAAACTATTGGAATTACAAAGAAAACTTCGTAATGATGTATCGTTAGAGATGGAGGATCAAGTATTGATACGTTCAATTCAAAACAATAGCAAGGGATATGATGACAATGATTACAATCTCTACGTACGTTCAATTCCACGTTTAATCAATAGACCTATCGATCAAACTAGTTCAATCTACGATACTACTACAACTCAATTACCAGAGAGTATATTGGTgacaaataaaaagaaattcttGGAAGCAATTGCAATTCATGCAAGAGATTTCAAAGTGTTTCATAGTAACAATGAGAAATTTCTTCGTCAAAATGTTATCAAAGCAATACATCGTTATCATaaagagaaagaaaagaGAGAGATTGAACGTTTATCAAAGGAACGTATTCGTTTACTTAAAGCACGTGATACCGAAGGTTATAGAGATCTTTTAGCAAAAACAAAGAATGAACGTTTAGAAATGCTTTTAGGTGAAACTGATTCCCTCTTAAGTAGTattcatcaattaatggAAAAAGAACAAACTGAAAAAAGAGCACGTGAATTagaagaagaattaaaacaaaatgaagAACAATTAAATGATCATAATGGTACAAATactaataacaacaataccaccaccactaccaccactacttctactacaacatcaacatcattatcaaatgaagGTCAACCAATTGCAAATATAACTTCACCACTCCAATCAACTACAACTATTTTAgcaaagaaatcaaataatttagtgATTGAACAACCAGATCTTATGACTGGtggtaaattaaaagaatatcaAGTAACTGGTTTAGAATGGTTAATTTCATTGTATACACGTAATTTAAATGGTATTTTAGCCGATGAAATGGGTCTTGGTAAAACTGTACAAACCATTGCATTCATTTCATTCCTTTATGAACGTATGAATGTTAGAGAGCCATTCTTGGTAGTAGCACCATTGTCAACCATTAGTAATTGGGTATCAGAGTTTGCACGTTGGTCACCAAAACTTCATGTGATCGTTTACAAGGGTAAACAAGATGAGAGAAGAGAGACAGCAAGAACCATACCAAGGAATGCATTTTGTGTAGTTATCACCTCTTTTGAATATATCATAAAGGATAGAAAAACATTGGGTAGGGTTCATTGGATCTATATTATCATTGATGAAGGTCATcgtatcaaaaataaaaatagtaaactCTCTGTACAATTACGTCAATATCATAGTAGAAATAGATTACTACTCACAGGTACACCATTACAAAATGATTTGGGTGAGTTGTGGGCATTGTTAAACTTTTTGTTACCAACTATTTTCAATTCAGCTGATACTTTCCAAAATTGGTTCAATGCACCATTCCAAGCAAAGGGTAAGAATTTAATCAATGTCAACGAAGAGGAGTCTTTGATCATTATCAATCGTCTCCATCAAGTTTTAAGATTTTTCTTATTACGTCGTTTGAAATCAGATGTAGAGAGCCAACTTCCAGACAAGAAGGAAAAAGTTATCAAATGTAATATGAGTGCACTTCAAATTGCAATGTATAGATCATTGGTAGAGTATGGTGTACTCCCAATCGATCCAGATTCAAAGGAGGGTAGAAGTGGaagattgaaaatgaaagGTTTCAATAATATCGTTAAACAACTTCAAAAGATTTGCAATCATCCTTACCTCTTTAAAGATGAATGGGATATCAATGAGGATCTCATTAGAACCAGTGGTAAATTCGATACTATGGACCAAATTCTAACGAAAATGCATGCCTCCAAACATCGTGTTCTCATTTTCACTCAAATGACAGAGGTTATCAATCTAATGGAGGAGTATTTCTCTTTGAAAGAATGGACTTTTCTTCGTTTGGATGGTTCAACTAAACCAGAGGAACGTGCTCATTTGGTTGTCGAATGGAATCGTCCTGATTCACCATTTTGGATTTTCGTACTCTCAACTCATGCCGGTGGTTTAGGTATGAATTTACAAACTGCCGATACTGTAATCATTTTCGATTCCGATTGGAATCCACAAATGGATCTTCAAGCTCAAGATAGATGTCATCGTATTGGTCAAACTAATTCTGTGTCGGTGTTTCGTTTAATCTCTGCCAACTCTATCGAAGAGAAAATTCTAGGTAGAGCCACCGATAAATTGGAGATCGATGCAAAGATTATTCAAGCCGGTATGTTTAACACTCATTCCAACGATCAAGAAAGACGTGCAAAATTGGAACAATTCCTTCATGGTTTCCCCAATAATACTTTGGATGAAGTACCAGTGGATCTAAAGGAAATCAATAAATTGATTGCTCGTGATGACTTTGAATTCAAACAATTCCAAGAGATGGATAAAGAACGTTTGAAAGTGGATCAAGCAAATTCAAAGAAAACTAGACAACCAATTAAACCACGTCTAATGATCGAAAAAGAATTACCTGAATGGGTTTTGGCAACTCCTGTCACCGATAAGGATGAAGATATCGCTGGTAAGAAACGTTCAACCGCCATTGCTTCTGCCAATAGTTTTGTTCATGATAATTTAACCGATAATCAATATGCTAGAATGATTGAAAAGAATATGACCTTTGAACAGTATAAAGCTCATTTAGAGgcaaagaaattaaagaatggCAAATCTAAAAAAGATGGTGAGAaaagtaaaaagaaaaaaggtaAAAGTAGAGGTAGAAAGAATAAATCTGATGATGAAGACTCTTCCGATGATGAACTTGATGATGAAGGTATTTcatctgatgatgatgataataatattaataataataataataataatgataataataataaaaacaataataataatgatgatgaagaaactGGTGCTATTCAAAAACAAATCGTTGAACGTCGTCGTGCTACCCCTCAACAACGTAAACAACAAcgtcaacaacaacaagaaaaacaaaatcatgaaaataatagtgataatgaaaatcaagATGATATTATTCAAGTTGATGATCATCCAACTAATGGTATTGAAAATAgtagtaacaataataataatgatgataataatagtaatggtaatagtaatcaacaacaacaacaacaacaatccaATAATGGTGAAACACCAACACCTGCTAAAAAAGGTAGAGGTAGACCaagattatcaaataatccaactccaattaaaagaaaattagaTGATCTTAAGGGTAAATCTGATGATAGTCCAAAACCATCAAAGAAATCTTTAATGTCTGAAACAGAAACGAGTGACAACGAACAATCAATGGATTCTggtgataatagtaataataataataataataataacagtaataataataataataacaatgaaaaaaataataatagtaatggtgaACCAAGTGAAAATGGTAGTCAAGAAAATgtaaatggtaatggtaatgtgGCTTCTACTGCTGCAACAAATGGTACATCAGTTCATACTCCAGGTAAAAGAGGTAGAAAGAAGAAGATTAGACCAAACcctgaagatgaagaaaaggataaagataaagaaaatgaaaatgaaaatgaaaatgaaaaggAAAAGggaaatgaaaaagataagGATCCAACTTCAACCACTTCTCCTACCACAACTACCACTTCAACTTCAGCAGGCACTTCTTCtggttcatcatcatcagtttTAAATACCCCACTTTCTCCTGAATCTCCTTTTACAACTAGATCAGGTAGAACAAGATTTCCAAAAAATTCAACTgaacaataaaataacacCAACCATGTTAatccaaacaaaaaaacaaaaaaaaaaaaaatatttaaaaaaaaaaaataaaaaaaaaaattaaaaatatctattttcgttcatttttttcatttcattcgttcgttttttcattttatttcgtttttttatttttatttttatttttttttatcaaatttcattttacaATATCCCATAATCTGCAATGAAAATTGGggtaaaataaaagaaatgttttattgaaatttaaaagttatgACCAAACTCTTAGGATCATTTCTAGAGTATCgtctattaaaattattcatcaataatttttCCTCTTTCACAGCTAGGATGATGATATACACTCACTACACGAAAGCGTGAAACCGTTATTATCGAATGATTcatttattctttattaatattgatgaCCGTCTAATTCAGGGATGAATTGGTTGTGTGGTGGGATTCGTACTGgctctttttttaattaatttaacgaaaaaaaaaaaataaaaattagatatttgttaataattttttatttttttttttttatttttattttttttttttttaattattatattttttctaTGATATTAACAATtagtataaattaaaattaaataaaatgggtaattttttttttttaaacaacaagaaaaggaaatttcaattgttgtAGTAAACAAAGAAAGAGAACTTGATGTTTTTTTGgtatgtttattttatttttttctaaattttttttttcatagcACTATATCGAAACTAATTACCaatttattatatgtatAATATAGAACGTCTATGCAAATTCAAGTGATCAATTAATTGGTGAGAAAATTTACAAGAAAGGCGATATTGAAGAATTGGTTGGTACCAATAGTGGTCATTATTCAATTATCATTGATAGCAATGGTGAATCCGATGACGACCAACATCCAGTTGGTATTGAAACCCATTTGGTAATAAAGAGACCAAACATTTCCAATGAAACTGGTTTTGGTAGTTTCGCACATAGGAACTATAATTcagataaattaattaaaacagtAAAAGTTGGTAAAGCACTTTTATTACATACAAAAGAATATGTTGAGGCTGATAATTGTAACAAATTTTTCATTCTTGTTAAacattttaatgatttattttataaattcattcAAGAACAATGTAGTGGTGACATTTACTGGGTAGAAAGAATAATTGCCATAACTATGCAAGATTTTGCTTAGAATATTTGCATTTATCATGGCCTGATTCTGTTGTATAACCAACCGATGACTATCCATTTTTATtggatgttttaaaaatccaaaaatgTCCATCGATTGCAACAAACCAATCATAAAAATTTCCCTAAAACATTtgagaaaaaataaaaaaaaaaaaaaaaaaaaaaataataataataataaattatattctcatagtaattaattaaattaaaaattaatttataacatgatttttaataaaattaattttcatatcttttttgaataaattatagaattttttacaattaataaaaaaggcCAAAAACAGATAAttgttattttgttttattttatattattttttttttttactttaatatattaaaaaccTATTTAGTTGAATTCTTTTCCAAATACTTTTTCAAAGTAAGATATTAATGTATAATTATTAGATGATGATtggttttttaaagtttcttcaaatatttctagatttggtttaaaatttaagtctttaattataaaatcaataaagtCAATATATCCATATTGAAAAGAAGTCTCGAATATACCTTCAAAACCGATTGTTGCAATTTcatctttatattttttataaatattaaggTTTCCATAAATTCGAGCAGCATTTTTAGTTACTGcaattaattcaaagaaAGGTCCATATGGTCGTGTTTGTTCatttagttgttgttgtcttgaatttattaaaaattcaattgttgatatatcattttttttaacgaTTTCCAAAACTGTTTTAATCTCAACAAAATTTCCATATCTATTATATCCATTGTTTGAAAATATCATTTCTttcattttatcaaattgaccatttaaataatagcaAGTAAATAAtccttcattatcatcagttttaattttatggggataattttttaaaatatgataTTTGTTTTCAACTTCTAGATAAATATATCTTAAACTTTCaattttactattttcaaTACAATCTATTAGTTTGTTTAAAGTTGATACTTGAATTTCTTTATATGGTTTTCTTGTAAATTGTTGgtcaatatatttttttaaattaatattatttttgaaatcattaaaattttcaatcataaaattaatatcacattttaaaattgaaatatttttttgacTAGATAATAATGTatattgttgataataattatttttaaaatggtttgcaattttataatttgaaattatttgaccaaaacaaaatgatttttcaattacaGTTGGTCCAGAAAGTTTTTCAAgttgatttttaatataatcaaACATCAAtggtgatttaattgattcaatcaCTGATGTATTACAAATTGGCGGAAGACTCTCAAATGCCATCTTAACCAACTCGATATCATCTGATAATATGACCTCTTTAATTAAGtcgattttaatatttggaaTTGATTCAGAATAAATAGCTGGAATTTGTTCGATTGCATCTTTATAAtattgatgaattaattctttttgatttttaacaAAACGAAATTTACTATCTGAAAATTTACCAGTTTGTACTTCTTGAAATGGATGTTTGTATTCAATTCTaccaaaagaagaaaatttTTCAGGATAAAATATACCAAACATATTTGGATGAAGACATGAACTAGGTTGtgattttaaatcttcattTGATATCATTTTGCTattgtatttaaatttatgaaataaaaaattttcaattatactttcttttttaaaaatgtgtATTATTGCCATTtcataaattgatttaactCTTTCATCATTTGGGTTGAATTCaccaattgttgttgataactCTTGTTTtgtaaatgattttgaaatttcatttagttcattttgatttttaaaacttttaaaacttttaatttcatttatatattttattacttggttttgattatttttcatttgatcaTTCTTTGAAGGTAATATAAATggattgttatttttattattattattattattattattattattattattattattattattattattattattattatttttattatcattatttttattatcattattattattattattattattattattattattattattattattattattattattattattattattattatcattattattattatttttattactactattgttGTCGTCATTCAAAATTGActttaattttggtttatATGAATCactaaaacaatttaaattatttaaccttaaaattgttttacaTAAATCTATAATTGAAGATAAAGGATAAGAGAATGCATAAAGTTGAATACAAagttttgtattttttgaatttaatgattcattTGGTGTTTCGTTGATAAATTGTGgtattttaatcttttcaattaaaaattcaatcttttcattaaagttattattatctttagtgaaataaatattttcagGTGAAAATACAGTTTCAAACCATATACTATTTAATTGCGATTCTGtaatatcatcatttgatttaaataattgattgaaaatatattgtGCAACTTTTAATGACCCAATTGCAATagcatttttaaaaaagttaaatgataattttttaccatttgaataataataatattcattaaTTACTTTCATCGATGCAACATTATCATAAACCaatgataaatatttaatttctcttaatgattttaattttttatttttaataccatcatcattaatttctGTTGACAATGGTggcaattgaaaatataatttataatttttaaataaatttttaaaaaattcttcatcatctttgaaaacattgaaaattgatgatttataataaactcttatttttttaaattttttagcATCTAATTTATCTCTTGATAAATTTATAGGTAAataagttttat encodes:
- a CDS encoding CHR group protein, producing MGIDRVNNEDDSLNNIYNPSKDPNYIKLVNVLTELKSNGISDSDPTFTSILQITKLYLMNKTNSGINNNGVNNNNGNNNSNNDNIVELFKAQVESYKYISRNLPIPVGVLQKMSPILENSPHVPSFKEELLNLKYYPKGLIKLDQNNNPITTNTMAYQQLSCNQRMIQQQKERIQQEQQQAQQQEQIRILLQEKQLRQTETLNNTNNNNNNNSNNNNNNNNNNNNNNNNNNNNNNNNNNNTSANGNNINNNNNNNNNTTNTNGNNNNNNNNEIETLTKEEELEKEKEIQRLRDLQKPIIYKSCIPASVENIKGLPEAIHSINEREMKIQAKVITRIDELKEIPTHYLPTDVRIRSEIESKQLKLLELQRKLRNDVSLEMEDQVLIRSIQNNSKGYDDNDYNLYVRSIPRLINRPIDQTSSIYDTTTTQLPESILVTNKKKFLEAIAIHARDFKVFHSNNEKFLRQNVIKAIHRYHKEKEKREIERLSKERIRLLKARDTEGYRDLLAKTKNERLEMLLGETDSLLSSIHQLMEKEQTEKRARELEEELKQNEEQLNDHNGTNTNNNNTTTTTTTTSTTTSTSLSNEGQPIANITSPLQSTTTILAKKSNNLVIEQPDLMTGGKLKEYQVTGLEWLISLYTRNLNGILADEMGLGKTVQTIAFISFLYERMNVREPFLVVAPLSTISNWVSEFARWSPKLHVIVYKGKQDERRETARTIPRNAFCVVITSFEYIIKDRKTLGRVHWIYIIIDEGHRIKNKNSKLSVQLRQYHSRNRLLLTGTPLQNDLGELWALLNFLLPTIFNSADTFQNWFNAPFQAKGKNLINVNEEESLIIINRLHQVLRFFLLRRLKSDVESQLPDKKEKVIKCNMSALQIAMYRSLVEYGVLPIDPDSKEGRSGRLKMKGFNNIVKQLQKICNHPYLFKDEWDINEDLIRTSGKFDTMDQILTKMHASKHRVLIFTQMTEVINLMEEYFSLKEWTFLRLDGSTKPEERAHLVVEWNRPDSPFWIFVLSTHAGGLGMNLQTADTVIIFDSDWNPQMDLQAQDRCHRIGQTNSVSVFRLISANSIEEKILGRATDKLEIDAKIIQAGMFNTHSNDQERRAKLEQFLHGFPNNTLDEVPVDLKEINKLIARDDFEFKQFQEMDKERLKVDQANSKKTRQPIKPRLMIEKELPEWVLATPVTDKDEDIAGKKRSTAIASANSFVHDNLTDNQYARMIEKNMTFEQYKAHLEAKKLKNGKSKKDGEKSKKKKGKSRGRKNKSDDEDSSDDELDDEGISSDDDDNNINNNNNNNDNNNKNNNNNDDEETGAIQKQIVERRRATPQQRKQQRQQQQEKQNHENNSDNENQDDIIQVDDHPTNGIENSSNNNNNDDNNSNGNSNQQQQQQQSNNGETPTPAKKGRGRPRLSNNPTPIKRKLDDLKGKSDDSPKPSKKSLMSETETSDNEQSMDSGDNSNNNNNNNNSNNNNNNNEKNNNSNGEPSENGSQENVNGNGNVASTAATNGTSVHTPGKRGRKKKIRPNPEDEEKDKDKENENENENEKEKGNEKDKDPTSTTSPTTTTTSTSAGTSSGSSSSVLNTPLSPESPFTTRSGRTRFPKNSTEQ